In a genomic window of Roseiflexus castenholzii DSM 13941:
- a CDS encoding COG1361 family protein, with the protein MRQRWLWMATITITMITMMLAACGAQPAAQAPVEVTRVVVQEVTREVVRVETRVVVVTATPEPVTPTPELAAATAAPTAVALQPTTAPTPTAIRALAPGEWVKGEIIRKIRIYDIPNEYEGREVINAEPGTPVRVLYRGGQWYHIEGETTGGKIIDGWVYKDWIRIAPEDEARLQSHPQALPVIVSKITQTVGRDGKKYWAGTVMNIGAKTAYDVAVEISIRSQVGDTETLADRGTAFVTKRNLEPGQSARFTVQTAWITDRNVFYSHEVRWTEK; encoded by the coding sequence ATGCGTCAACGATGGTTATGGATGGCAACGATAACGATAACGATGATAACGATGATGCTCGCGGCGTGCGGCGCGCAACCGGCTGCGCAGGCGCCGGTTGAGGTCACGCGCGTGGTGGTGCAGGAAGTGACGCGCGAAGTGGTGCGGGTTGAGACGCGGGTGGTGGTGGTGACGGCGACGCCTGAACCGGTCACTCCGACACCCGAACTGGCAGCAGCGACTGCTGCGCCGACCGCCGTCGCGCTACAACCCACAACCGCGCCGACGCCGACGGCGATCAGGGCGCTTGCGCCAGGTGAGTGGGTGAAAGGCGAGATCATTCGCAAGATTCGCATTTACGATATTCCAAATGAATATGAAGGACGGGAAGTGATCAATGCCGAACCCGGCACACCGGTGCGGGTGCTCTATCGCGGCGGACAATGGTATCACATCGAGGGTGAAACAACGGGCGGCAAAATAATCGACGGATGGGTGTACAAGGACTGGATTCGCATCGCGCCCGAAGACGAAGCGCGGCTTCAATCGCATCCACAGGCGTTGCCGGTGATCGTGAGCAAGATTACGCAGACAGTCGGCAGGGATGGGAAGAAATATTGGGCTGGCACTGTGATGAATATCGGCGCAAAAACCGCATATGATGTGGCAGTCGAGATTTCCATTCGCAGTCAGGTGGGCGATACTGAGACGCTTGCGGATCGTGGAACCGCCTTTGTGACCAAGCGCAACCTGGAACCGGGACAGTCGGCGAGGTTTACTGTCCAGACGGCGTGGATTACGGACCGCAACGTGTTCTATTCGCACGAGGTGCGCTGGACAGAAAAATAG
- a CDS encoding GyrI-like domain-containing protein, giving the protein MSADPQQFLHVTIQDLPPFRVACFFCNLQLATGQYSNQIQQGFRQIKSWALQRGLDLTRQRIIGIPHVRDGQLTGYDCCVELPENGVIDDHSFQMKRAPGGRYAVLLLEKNSAVIGEAIGRFFTEYAPAHHLVVDPQRFSYEVYDETFMTYFVPIT; this is encoded by the coding sequence ATGAGCGCCGACCCCCAACAATTCCTCCACGTGACCATCCAGGACCTTCCGCCCTTCCGTGTCGCCTGCTTCTTCTGCAACCTGCAACTGGCGACGGGGCAGTACAGTAATCAGATTCAGCAAGGCTTCCGACAGATCAAATCTTGGGCGTTGCAGCGTGGTCTCGATCTGACACGCCAGCGGATCATCGGCATCCCGCACGTCCGGGACGGGCAGTTGACGGGTTACGATTGCTGTGTGGAACTTCCAGAGAATGGTGTGATAGACGACCATTCCTTCCAGATGAAACGGGCGCCTGGAGGTCGCTACGCTGTGCTGTTGCTGGAAAAGAACTCAGCGGTTATTGGCGAAGCCATCGGTCGCTTTTTTACGGAGTATGCCCCGGCGCACCACCTTGTCGTCGATCCTCAGCGCTTCAGTTACGAGGTCTACGATGAGACGTTCATGACGTACTTTGTTCCGATCACGTAA
- a CDS encoding ROK family transcriptional regulator yields the protein MKGLPAKATRQHTKNHNSRLVLRIIYEDEAISRADIARKTGLTRTTVSTVVGELIEQGLIEETGAGQSSGGRLPILLRVAHEAHSVLALSFEDTQIVGALVDMRGSIQRRVSLSLYGYRPEELPGYLTRLIEELRADVTTHILGIGLSMPGIVDPVHGIVRRAVNFGLVDVPLRQWLQDQYRLPVYLDNAAHLAALAEYMFGDGAASGNLVVISIGVGIGAGMVLNGALFPGDGFGAGEIGHVVVADNGIRCNCGNVGCLETVASVPAIVRAARKWFSDPSSRLRALAPSAAAVDLDIVHRALEAGDPGVASVVEEAGYYLGIAIAHIVGLLNVERIVVTGAVAVLGLPFLEAVKVSLARHALAPLAAMTKVELIPERSDAVLLGITAMVLDQELGLLHTRVRLS from the coding sequence ATGAAAGGCTTGCCGGCAAAAGCCACACGTCAGCACACCAAAAATCATAACAGCCGCCTGGTCCTGCGCATCATCTATGAGGATGAAGCGATCAGTCGCGCCGATATTGCGCGGAAAACCGGATTGACTCGCACAACGGTCTCGACCGTAGTCGGTGAATTGATCGAGCAGGGGCTGATTGAAGAAACCGGTGCAGGTCAATCGTCGGGCGGGCGCCTGCCGATCCTGTTGCGTGTTGCGCACGAAGCGCACAGTGTGCTGGCATTGAGTTTCGAGGATACGCAGATCGTTGGAGCGCTGGTCGATATGCGCGGCAGCATTCAGCGGCGGGTCAGTCTGTCGCTGTACGGTTATCGACCGGAAGAGTTGCCCGGCTACCTGACTCGACTGATCGAGGAGTTGCGCGCCGACGTCACCACTCATATTCTCGGCATTGGGCTGAGTATGCCGGGGATTGTCGATCCGGTGCATGGCATTGTGCGACGCGCCGTTAATTTTGGTCTCGTCGATGTTCCGCTCCGTCAGTGGCTCCAGGATCAGTACCGGTTGCCGGTCTATCTCGACAATGCCGCACATCTGGCGGCGCTGGCTGAGTACATGTTCGGCGACGGCGCCGCGAGCGGCAACCTGGTTGTGATCAGCATCGGCGTCGGTATCGGCGCCGGCATGGTTCTCAACGGAGCATTGTTTCCGGGTGATGGATTCGGCGCCGGCGAAATCGGTCATGTCGTCGTTGCCGACAATGGCATCCGCTGCAATTGCGGCAATGTCGGCTGTCTGGAAACCGTCGCCAGCGTCCCGGCCATTGTGCGCGCCGCGCGGAAATGGTTCAGCGACCCGTCATCGCGCCTGCGCGCGTTGGCGCCTTCGGCGGCTGCGGTCGATCTCGATATCGTTCACCGGGCGCTCGAAGCGGGAGACCCGGGTGTCGCGTCGGTTGTCGAGGAAGCAGGGTATTACCTGGGGATCGCCATCGCGCATATCGTCGGATTGCTCAACGTCGAGCGCATCGTGGTGACCGGCGCCGTCGCTGTGCTTGGGTTGCCATTCCTCGAAGCGGTCAAGGTGTCGCTGGCGCGTCATGCCCTGGCGCCCCTGGCGGCGATGACGAAGGTGGAACTGATTCCAGAACGGAGTGATGCCGTTCTGCTTGGCATCACGGCGATGGTGCTTGATCAGGAACTGGGATTGCTGCACACCCGCGTTCGGCTGTCGTAA
- a CDS encoding restriction endonuclease yields MSILLVAPVCAGFFWQSWTQLALAWQVAAVVLACSILFLLFLFFIDLFRALRQRALLQKALLALTPSEFEERVLLLLKDLGWTNLRLRGGSGDRGVDLEGEFQGQRYIVQCKRHTKAVPPSMVRDLAGALHIQRADRALLVTTSSFTRQGYEEACNQPIELWDGDILARKIKEADALRANPAHRRNAWRGRVAVLATFAVANASCVLFAFVSAGAPALTAPAARTSGAPSHTNVTNPTAIPVQTDIPPASPTAIPVQTDIPPASPAPTPTERPVLTTTVFNGGNVRAAPNLRGAVLDQVHAGEIVELLGRSPDGNWFYIRNPRNQVGWTHRTLLNLDAGVDDRLDVLRP; encoded by the coding sequence GTGAGTATTCTGCTCGTCGCCCCGGTATGCGCCGGGTTTTTCTGGCAATCATGGACGCAACTCGCACTCGCCTGGCAGGTCGCTGCCGTCGTGCTGGCGTGTTCAATCCTGTTTCTGCTGTTTCTGTTCTTCATTGATCTGTTCCGCGCTCTTCGTCAGCGCGCTCTGCTGCAGAAAGCATTGTTGGCGCTGACGCCTTCAGAATTTGAGGAACGGGTGCTGCTGCTCCTAAAGGATCTCGGATGGACCAATCTTCGACTGCGTGGCGGCAGCGGCGACCGAGGGGTCGATCTCGAAGGCGAGTTCCAGGGACAACGCTATATTGTCCAGTGCAAACGACACACCAAAGCAGTGCCGCCTTCGATGGTGCGCGATCTGGCGGGCGCTTTGCATATTCAGCGCGCTGATCGTGCGTTGCTGGTGACCACAAGTTCTTTTACACGGCAAGGGTACGAAGAGGCTTGTAATCAGCCGATTGAATTATGGGACGGCGACATCCTGGCGCGCAAGATCAAAGAAGCCGATGCGTTACGCGCGAACCCGGCGCACCGGCGCAATGCCTGGCGAGGTCGGGTTGCGGTGTTGGCGACATTCGCTGTGGCGAACGCATCGTGTGTGCTGTTCGCATTCGTCAGCGCCGGCGCGCCGGCGCTGACGGCGCCCGCCGCGCGAACAAGCGGCGCTCCATCGCACACAAACGTCACCAATCCGACGGCGATCCCCGTACAAACGGATATTCCCCCCGCCTCTCCGACGGCGATCCCCGTACAAACGGATATTCCCCCCGCCTCTCCAGCGCCGACGCCAACCGAGCGCCCGGTCCTGACAACAACCGTCTTCAACGGCGGGAATGTGCGCGCAGCGCCCAACCTTCGAGGGGCGGTGCTCGATCAGGTCCATGCGGGAGAAATCGTCGAACTGCTTGGTCGCTCCCCCGACGGAAACTGGTTCTACATTCGCAACCCGCGCAATCAGGTCGGATGGACGCATCGCACGTTGCTGAACCTCGACGCAGGCGTGGATGATCGCCTGGATGTGCTGCGACCTTGA
- a CDS encoding DUF11 domain-containing protein, translating into MRRNIAVLWLLGFLGGLLVFAPPTGRTPVAHATVPNEQNWTVTPGTCDPSFQGAVFAAWNPASGNPNCGVFTSGAPSLNQFDTGQVFPPNVLRDEASVTAPCENGRTAGLCYRMWYVGTRSGEPYRRIGYAVSPDGVSWYRVQGPHTGGSVFEGSGQPGSFDENGATTFHVIKDGGEYRMWYTGVNSSGTWRGFGYATSNNGITWTRQNDGLPVLTRRLGSGLFDDDRIIGPFVLIDEASATAPCESGRANGRCFRMWYEGFRADNNFYIGHALSPDGINWTIVNGPDELGSVLSNSGGFTAFDSNDVGLTAVIKDGAIYRMWYQAKDYNTPDTFRIGHVTSVNGVNWVRPDPNDPAFYGGLDTINLPGTNDDVWVVRLLKEDLTYRMWYATAGTPNSTRFGLVEMTQGVPITPTVRRSGDEFRIEFNTQRTIPVSGSVLITLPPGVSLDQFSVIELQGFEPGAVLARERGAITDAYSGFSARDALLLRLPNGAVPGPKVIRFSLGAEAPNPAYLLLQTFDTHKVLERARVNLGDLRITQSVGTVVAGASVVYTVTVSNVGPNAVSNALLNSVFPTQLTGITWTCAPSGGASCAPGSGSGNWSSKPLDLPSGSSVTFTVTGNLPPAETGNLTDTVSVSTPAVLNELTPGDNVSTLVTPIEVRGDLSITRASNPVVPQAGQPITYTLTVANSGPSTVVGANVVNMFPISVTNVIWNCSATSGSVCPAPGSGNMSAAVTLAPGGIATFTATGMVSPSAVVMPPHSAMVTVPGNVTDPNPDNNVFTDGGGLGRSADLAISKAVAPATVVPGLPVTYTITVTNTGAADADGATVLDLFPPTITNVTWTCSGAAGAGCAQASGSGDLMVTLSSFPVGGSATITMTGIVAAQATGNLINTAQVLPPVGVEDPAFANNSASISSVLQPRTDLSIAQTTPSHAVVGQTITYTITVQNNGPSVAAGARVSTTTPAHVVVTGWVCAASAGSQCGAASGAAPVDDVVTLAPGGAITYTVTGTVFNRAVGQLPFSGAVVAPASAEDPVLTNNQAQSSTQALYVVTLPVVVR; encoded by the coding sequence ATGCGTCGCAATATTGCTGTTCTCTGGCTTCTTGGTTTCCTCGGTGGTCTTTTGGTATTCGCTCCCCCAACAGGACGCACACCGGTCGCTCACGCGACAGTTCCGAACGAACAGAACTGGACGGTGACGCCTGGCACATGCGATCCGTCGTTTCAAGGCGCCGTCTTTGCTGCGTGGAATCCGGCATCGGGCAATCCCAACTGTGGCGTCTTCACCTCTGGCGCGCCCTCGCTTAATCAGTTCGATACCGGTCAAGTTTTTCCTCCGAATGTGCTCCGGGATGAAGCGAGTGTCACTGCACCATGTGAAAATGGTCGCACCGCCGGGCTGTGTTACCGAATGTGGTACGTCGGCACGCGCTCCGGCGAGCCGTATCGCCGGATTGGATACGCTGTCTCGCCGGATGGCGTCTCCTGGTATCGCGTGCAGGGTCCGCACACCGGCGGCAGCGTCTTCGAGGGGTCGGGACAGCCGGGCAGTTTCGATGAGAATGGCGCGACCACGTTTCACGTGATCAAAGATGGCGGGGAGTACCGTATGTGGTACACCGGCGTCAACAGCAGTGGGACCTGGAGAGGTTTCGGCTATGCAACCTCGAACAATGGCATTACCTGGACGCGACAAAACGACGGGCTGCCGGTGTTGACTCGGCGCCTGGGATCGGGTTTGTTCGACGATGACCGCATTATCGGACCGTTTGTGTTAATTGATGAGGCAAGCGCCACTGCGCCGTGTGAAAGCGGTCGCGCGAACGGGCGCTGCTTCCGCATGTGGTATGAGGGATTCCGGGCGGATAATAACTTTTACATCGGACATGCATTGTCGCCTGATGGCATTAACTGGACGATTGTTAATGGACCTGACGAACTCGGCTCGGTTCTCTCCAATTCGGGCGGATTTACCGCCTTTGATTCTAATGATGTCGGCTTGACTGCGGTCATCAAAGATGGCGCGATCTACCGCATGTGGTACCAGGCAAAAGATTACAACACGCCGGACACCTTCAGAATCGGGCATGTCACTTCGGTGAATGGGGTCAACTGGGTGCGTCCCGATCCGAATGATCCTGCGTTCTATGGCGGCTTAGACACGATCAATCTTCCCGGAACCAACGATGATGTGTGGGTCGTCCGTCTTTTGAAGGAAGACCTGACCTACCGTATGTGGTACGCCACGGCGGGCACGCCTAACAGCACCCGTTTTGGTCTGGTCGAGATGACGCAGGGCGTGCCGATTACGCCAACGGTGCGGCGCAGCGGTGATGAGTTCAGGATTGAGTTCAACACACAGCGAACGATACCGGTTAGTGGCAGTGTGTTGATCACCCTGCCGCCGGGCGTTTCGCTCGACCAGTTTTCGGTCATCGAATTGCAGGGATTTGAACCTGGCGCGGTCCTTGCGCGCGAGCGCGGCGCGATTACCGATGCGTACAGCGGCTTCTCGGCGCGCGATGCGCTGCTGCTGCGCCTGCCAAATGGCGCGGTTCCAGGACCAAAGGTGATCCGCTTTAGCCTTGGCGCAGAGGCGCCCAATCCTGCCTATCTTCTGCTCCAGACCTTCGACACCCACAAGGTGCTCGAACGGGCGCGCGTCAATCTGGGAGATCTGCGAATCACACAGAGTGTGGGAACAGTCGTTGCGGGCGCATCGGTCGTTTACACCGTCACGGTCAGTAATGTCGGTCCGAATGCGGTCTCGAACGCCTTGCTGAACAGCGTCTTCCCAACGCAACTGACGGGAATCACCTGGACCTGCGCTCCATCGGGAGGCGCGTCGTGCGCTCCGGGAAGCGGCAGCGGCAACTGGAGCAGTAAGCCGCTCGATCTCCCATCGGGCAGCAGTGTCACGTTTACGGTGACCGGCAATCTGCCGCCTGCGGAAACCGGTAACCTGACGGATACTGTCAGCGTTTCCACACCGGCTGTGCTCAATGAACTGACGCCTGGCGATAATGTCTCGACTCTGGTGACGCCGATTGAGGTGCGCGGCGATCTGTCGATCACACGTGCCAGCAATCCGGTGGTTCCGCAGGCGGGTCAACCGATCACCTATACGCTGACCGTGGCGAACAGCGGACCGAGCACCGTCGTCGGCGCGAATGTGGTCAATATGTTCCCGATCAGTGTGACGAACGTCATCTGGAATTGCAGCGCCACATCCGGTTCTGTCTGCCCGGCGCCGGGCAGCGGAAACATGAGTGCAGCGGTCACCCTGGCACCTGGCGGCATTGCCACGTTCACTGCAACCGGTATGGTGTCGCCATCTGCCGTTGTGATGCCGCCGCACTCGGCGATGGTGACCGTGCCGGGGAATGTGACAGATCCCAACCCGGACAATAATGTGTTCACCGATGGCGGCGGATTGGGGCGGTCCGCCGATCTGGCGATCAGCAAGGCGGTTGCGCCCGCAACGGTTGTTCCCGGTCTTCCGGTCACCTACACGATCACCGTGACCAACACCGGTGCTGCCGACGCAGATGGCGCAACGGTGCTCGACCTGTTCCCGCCGACGATCACGAATGTGACGTGGACGTGCAGCGGCGCGGCCGGCGCAGGTTGTGCGCAGGCAAGCGGCAGCGGCGATCTGATGGTGACCCTGTCATCATTCCCCGTGGGCGGATCGGCAACGATCACGATGACCGGCATCGTAGCGGCGCAGGCGACCGGGAACCTGATCAACACAGCGCAGGTGCTGCCGCCGGTTGGGGTTGAAGACCCGGCGTTTGCCAATAACAGCGCGTCGATTTCGAGTGTGCTCCAACCGCGCACCGACCTGTCCATTGCGCAGACGACGCCATCCCACGCAGTTGTGGGGCAGACCATCACCTATACCATCACGGTGCAGAACAACGGTCCAAGTGTTGCTGCCGGCGCGCGCGTCAGCACGACGACCCCGGCGCATGTTGTGGTGACGGGATGGGTGTGCGCGGCGTCGGCGGGGTCGCAGTGTGGCGCAGCGAGCGGCGCCGCGCCGGTAGACGACGTCGTAACGCTGGCGCCCGGCGGCGCGATCACCTACACGGTCACCGGCACGGTTTTCAATCGGGCTGTGGGACAACTTCCCTTCTCCGGCGCCGTCGTTGCGCCGGCAAGCGCCGAAGACCCGGTGCTGACGAACAACCAGGCGCAGAGTTCAACCCAGGCGCTGTATGTGGTGACGCTGCCGGTAGTTGTGCGGTGA
- a CDS encoding nuclear transport factor 2 family protein: MRIVLNFNDVFNRHDVAGMMQLMSDDCAFENTHPAPDGTNYSGKAAVAQFWRDFFRRSPHAHIDIEEMFGGGQRCVIPMTIDDAAFVSFRAQRLVIPSAATCHSERSEESKRVAPDPSR, encoded by the coding sequence GTGCGGATCGTCCTCAATTTCAATGACGTGTTCAATCGTCACGACGTTGCGGGGATGATGCAACTGATGAGCGACGATTGCGCCTTCGAGAACACGCATCCAGCCCCCGACGGCACGAACTATTCAGGCAAGGCGGCAGTTGCACAATTCTGGCGCGACTTCTTCCGCCGGTCGCCACACGCCCACATCGACATCGAAGAGATGTTCGGGGGAGGGCAGCGATGTGTTATACCAATGACGATTGACGATGCCGCCTTCGTGTCATTCCGAGCGCAGCGACTTGTCATTCCGAGCGCAGCGACTTGTCATTCCGAGCGCAGCGAGGAATCTAAGCGGGTCGCGCCAGACCCCTCGCGCTGA
- a CDS encoding carbohydrate ABC transporter permease codes for MATVASRVASAARAWRSTYRVSDYSNLLFLIPATVFFVGWQIYPIIRVFVLSFTDYKYLERNPPNFVGLHNYINALNDPLFHVGMLRAFVFTVVFVPLTILIPLVLAVLIDRVTNPWLSSFYRIVLLIPAVIPGPLVFVLWKWLFDFQIGPVNTILVEWLGIFTRQTAPQWLGGTPLSLPAVIIMEVWWGLGYHTMFFLAGLAAVPKDLSEQARIDGANEWQLFWRVIVPRLLPILSILVVLRFGTAMSVIDEYLIFGGFQRTSPTYTWTVYMYDLAFRIGDWLQGYAAAIGWLGAVVMMVFVVGMLYVFRSRD; via the coding sequence ATGGCGACGGTTGCTTCCAGAGTGGCGAGTGCGGCGCGCGCGTGGCGTTCGACCTATCGTGTGAGTGACTACTCCAATCTCCTCTTTCTTATTCCGGCGACAGTCTTCTTTGTCGGGTGGCAGATTTACCCGATTATTCGCGTTTTTGTTCTGAGTTTCACCGATTACAAATACCTCGAGCGCAATCCGCCCAATTTCGTCGGGTTGCACAACTATATCAATGCGCTCAACGATCCGTTGTTTCACGTCGGTATGTTGCGCGCATTTGTGTTTACAGTTGTATTTGTGCCGCTTACCATTCTGATCCCGCTGGTCCTTGCGGTGCTGATCGACCGTGTGACGAACCCCTGGCTCTCGTCGTTCTACCGTATCGTGTTGCTCATCCCTGCGGTCATCCCCGGTCCGCTGGTGTTTGTGCTCTGGAAGTGGCTCTTCGACTTTCAGATCGGTCCGGTCAATACCATTCTGGTCGAGTGGCTGGGCATCTTCACCCGCCAGACGGCGCCACAATGGTTGGGAGGCACGCCGCTGTCGCTGCCGGCAGTGATCATTATGGAAGTCTGGTGGGGGCTTGGGTATCATACCATGTTCTTTCTTGCCGGTCTTGCGGCAGTGCCCAAAGACCTTTCCGAACAGGCGCGCATCGATGGCGCCAATGAATGGCAGCTGTTCTGGCGCGTCATCGTGCCGCGGCTCTTGCCCATTCTCTCAATCCTGGTTGTGCTGCGCTTTGGAACAGCGATGTCGGTGATCGACGAATATCTGATCTTTGGCGGGTTTCAGCGCACCTCGCCGACGTATACGTGGACGGTGTACATGTACGATCTGGCGTTCCGCATTGGCGACTGGTTGCAAGGGTACGCCGCAGCAATCGGTTGGCTCGGAGCGGTGGTGATGATGGTGTTTGTGGTTGGGATGCTCTACGTGTTCCGGTCGCGCGACTAG
- a CDS encoding alpha/beta hydrolase, translating into MMPRCQIQSGLIAIALFSALLVGCVGTGRGSPGSGDVAAQPTPLLTDALPTPRLDGIAAERREVRFVSGDVELAGELDLPPGAGPHPLVFIIHHSGPVPRDSYGYLAEILLRAGYAVFRFDKRGTGASGGVYGCCESDDALAAYHAAIAQPGIDRCQVFIVAQSIGTQYLAMRFEEYAQAQAPRGVALLSSLLHADDIVRINAPIIVIVADSEPELQAIGPEAAAAHNARFSSSAALYIAEGAEHTLFDIRNGPIDWTDPRWVERYHRGAMEALVQQLDAWRVARAPRECERQR; encoded by the coding sequence ATGATGCCACGCTGCCAGATCCAATCCGGTTTGATCGCCATTGCGCTTTTCAGCGCTCTGCTGGTGGGATGTGTGGGAACCGGACGGGGTTCGCCGGGGTCTGGCGACGTTGCGGCGCAACCAACACCACTCCTTACCGATGCGCTGCCGACGCCGCGCCTCGACGGCATCGCCGCTGAGCGACGCGAGGTGCGCTTCGTCAGCGGTGATGTCGAACTGGCAGGAGAACTCGATCTCCCGCCGGGCGCCGGTCCCCATCCGCTGGTGTTCATCATTCATCACTCCGGTCCTGTGCCACGCGACTCTTACGGCTACCTCGCGGAGATTCTGTTGCGTGCCGGGTATGCCGTGTTCCGCTTCGACAAACGTGGGACCGGCGCGAGCGGCGGTGTGTACGGGTGCTGCGAAAGCGATGATGCGCTGGCAGCCTATCACGCCGCGATTGCGCAACCGGGCATTGATCGCTGCCAGGTCTTTATCGTGGCACAGAGCATTGGCACGCAATATCTGGCAATGCGCTTTGAGGAGTATGCTCAGGCGCAGGCGCCACGCGGCGTTGCGCTGCTCTCCAGTCTGCTCCATGCCGACGACATTGTGCGCATCAACGCGCCGATCATTGTCATCGTGGCGGATAGCGAACCAGAGCTGCAAGCCATCGGTCCTGAAGCAGCGGCGGCGCACAATGCGCGGTTTTCCTCTTCGGCAGCGCTGTATATCGCTGAAGGCGCCGAACATACCCTCTTCGACATTCGCAATGGTCCGATTGACTGGACCGATCCTCGTTGGGTGGAGCGCTATCATCGTGGCGCGATGGAGGCGCTCGTGCAGCAACTCGATGCCTGGCGCGTCGCGCGAGCGCCGAGGGAGTGTGAGCGCCAGCGATAA
- a CDS encoding ABC transporter substrate-binding protein: MKTPNQTDTNGTRPSLTRRQMLRLLATGTATAAAGALLAACGGTAPSTPPGSAPAQTTSRPLTPTFYQWIVDLHPSIPQVNSTFEGLNFQIAPVQGFGIERFVAEAKNQESTWDVYVGMTPFVEMSQLIKADVIEPWDDYIPKDVLDDFLPPIREECTVNGKLYSWPFLLDVIGMAWNSNLTDKAGITTVPTTWDEYLANAKQVVDSGAAPYGATYDARGWRSLAPFTHSMSTDVYTSEGLFDFTSEPAVEALILMKKIKDLANPDILNEGTTDGGVNNTPDEGAFAAQQVAYYTKYFNAPLRFAQTGGFSDKLQMAGLPRFANSQGGTVFWTTGACLFKYGKNKEKAVEYMRALTYNQQIWKDSIAGSPTAHPGQLPPYKSIYAEWEANKPEWMQPFVALVREQFERARAINNHPFGLTQFVIGKPYWEEYLTGKESDPRAALQKAKDAVAAEIAKAG; the protein is encoded by the coding sequence GTGAAGACTCCCAATCAGACCGACACGAATGGAACCCGACCATCCCTGACCCGTCGCCAGATGCTCCGGTTGCTGGCCACCGGAACGGCGACCGCTGCTGCCGGCGCACTGCTCGCCGCCTGTGGCGGCACAGCGCCGTCCACCCCGCCAGGGAGCGCGCCAGCGCAAACGACGTCACGTCCGCTGACGCCGACGTTCTACCAGTGGATCGTCGATCTGCATCCATCCATTCCGCAGGTTAACAGTACATTCGAGGGATTAAACTTTCAGATTGCGCCGGTGCAGGGGTTTGGCATCGAACGGTTCGTGGCGGAAGCGAAGAACCAGGAAAGCACCTGGGACGTGTACGTCGGCATGACGCCGTTCGTCGAGATGAGTCAGTTGATCAAGGCGGATGTCATCGAGCCGTGGGACGACTATATTCCCAAGGATGTGCTCGACGACTTTCTCCCGCCGATCCGCGAAGAGTGCACCGTGAACGGCAAACTCTACAGTTGGCCCTTTCTGCTCGACGTGATCGGCATGGCGTGGAACAGCAACCTGACCGATAAGGCGGGTATTACGACGGTTCCGACAACCTGGGACGAATACCTGGCAAATGCGAAGCAGGTGGTCGACTCTGGCGCGGCGCCGTATGGTGCGACCTACGACGCGCGCGGGTGGCGCTCGCTGGCGCCGTTCACTCACAGCATGAGCACGGATGTCTACACTTCTGAAGGTCTTTTCGACTTTACCAGCGAGCCGGCCGTCGAAGCGCTCATTCTTATGAAGAAGATCAAGGACCTGGCGAACCCGGATATTCTGAACGAAGGCACGACCGATGGCGGTGTGAACAATACGCCGGATGAGGGCGCATTCGCGGCACAGCAGGTCGCCTACTACACCAAGTATTTCAATGCGCCGCTCCGCTTTGCGCAGACCGGCGGCTTCTCCGACAAATTGCAGATGGCGGGGTTGCCGCGCTTTGCCAACAGCCAGGGCGGCACCGTCTTCTGGACGACGGGCGCATGTCTGTTCAAGTATGGGAAGAACAAGGAGAAGGCAGTCGAGTATATGCGCGCGCTGACCTACAATCAGCAGATCTGGAAGGACTCCATTGCCGGATCGCCGACTGCCCATCCGGGTCAATTGCCGCCCTACAAGTCGATCTATGCGGAGTGGGAAGCGAACAAACCTGAGTGGATGCAGCCGTTTGTCGCGCTGGTGCGCGAGCAGTTCGAGCGCGCGCGCGCCATCAACAATCACCCCTTCGGTCTGACGCAGTTCGTTATCGGCAAGCCGTACTGGGAGGAATACCTCACCGGCAAGGAGTCGGATCCGCGCGCTGCGTTGCAGAAGGCGAAGGATGCAGTGGCGGCGGAGATCGCCAAAGCCGGGTAG